Sequence from the Sulfuracidifex tepidarius genome:
TCACATTGTCGTTCAAGTTGGAGACAATGTCATCCTCGAATGTCTCTGGAGTGACTTCCGCTATCTTTACCTTGATCCCCTTCTTTAACAACTTAAATGACGCTGACGTGATTGCCGGGAATTCGCTAGAATCAGTTAATATCTGATCTCCTTCTTTTAATCCGATACCATGTAATATCATGTTTATCCCGTATGACGTATTTGGTACCAGCGACACCTCTTCGACACGTGAATTTATCAAACGGGAAACTGGCTCTCTGATGTAGTTAAGATCGTCTCTTTCCGCATAGTTAACTGCTATCGTCCCTTCATCTGATACATCGTACATGAAGGAAAAAGATTCCATGATGACAGGAAGCGGAGTGGGAGAAATTGCGGCGTGATTCAGATATTTGTATTTCCTAGTTACGGGAACTAGATCCCTAAACTCTCTATAGTCTATTTTCATTTCCTAACACCAAAGGTTTCTTCGTGAGATAGATCTGGAGCATTTTATACTAATATTCGTATTTATGTATTAGTAATTATCGCAAGACCTTAGCAAAGATTTTTATGAGCTTTGTACAGATCTTAAGTTAGGAAATTTTTCCAAATGTGGATCCTTACTTCTACAAAAATAATCATATCAGCTTTCATCTTTAAGATTTCTTCATCTAGTATGAAAATAGTTTAATATATATATTAAGAGATCTAACCTTTAGACCTTCTTCATGCAACCAGAGATAAAAAGCAATAATTGCCGGAATTCAGCAAACCTATACCTTATCTTGTTCATACAGGTTACTTTCTGCGACACCGAGCCCAAGTAGCTTAGTTGATAATTCTAGTAAGAATGAAAAATTTTTTGAGATATTAGCCTTTTTTACTCCTCTTAACTACCGTGCTTCCACAGATCTCACATTCAGGTACCTTGTGTTTATAGATTTTTCCACAACCTTCACATATATATTGAAATTCCTTGACGTCATTAACGCTTCCTTTAACTTTAACTGACTTGTATTCTATCCCCATCAATCTCAACACGTTCTGGAGGGAAAAGTCATCAGTCAACACAAGACAAGGTCTTAACTCCAACGCTAACGCCAAGACAGATATATCTGCTTTGGAAAGTGTACTGTCCCTGACCTGCCTTACGTACTCCATAGCCTCCTGCATGCTCGACTGCTTAGGTTTAAACACGGATATCTTTCCGCTTGATAAGGCCATATTCAGGTTTTGTCTCGAGAAAGAATCCTTCACCTCTTGGATGACCTCTTCCGTCGTGTAAACCTTGGGGAAGGCGTTCTCAAGACCTGCCAAGAAACCCGCGGTATCCATGATTATCTTATCCATAGCGATTCCCTCACAGGATCTAGGTCGAAGAATCTGAAGACTTTCGCCTTTTCATTTACCGGGGAAACTACTAGTTCCTCTCTTGTCTTTATAGTCGAAAATACCTCCCCGTCCGCGACTATTCTGGCTGTTTGAACGTAACCTTTGTCTAACATCCTTACCTTTATAGGAATAGCATCAACAACTACAGACCTCAATGGCTGGTATATAGGGTTCACAAATACGACTTCAAGTACGTTTAGCTTACTGCAGATTAAGTTTCTAGTGATGGACATACTCCATCCACTGCTTCCCTGCGGAGTGGAAATCAAGATCCCGTCACCCTCTACTATAATCTCAGTAGACCTAAATTTGACGGAAAGCTGTATTGATTCTGGTCTATCGAACATAATCCCTATCTCGTTAAAAGCTCTGATTTTCCTCCCGTTATAATCCCCTTCTATGAGGAGATACTCTTCCTCCTTGTAGTCCCCTTCTTTCAATCTATCAAATATTTCTCCAACCCTTTCCTTAGGCACGTCCATTAAGAAGCCCCTTCTCCCTGCCTTTACTCCAACTATGGGTTTACCTTCTTTCACTGCCCTTAGAAGAGTTCCGTCCCCACCTATAGCTATGACTAAGTCAGCGTCTTCATCGTCGGTGTACACAAATCCCTTTTCCATACCTTCCTTTTTGACCCTTTCAACCAACTCGAGAACTGTTTGTGAAGGCTTATTGACGATTTTAAACTTCATCTAAGATTCAGTAAATGAGGTAGTTATTAATAGTAATCTCAGCCTCTACACTCAATGGACGGAAAGAGGATATTCTTCGCTAGGGTAATCTACGCTGTGCAGTGGTTTTACCTCGCGCCATTTTTACCTGAGATTCTGTCAAAGTTCTCCCTTCCACCTTCTTATGCTGGTTTAGTCCCTCTTTCCTTTTTCATAGGTTCCGGTTCAATGCAGTTGCCTTCTGCTTTCATATCTTCCAAGATAGGTTTAAGGAAAAGTTTAACTATAGGTTTAATAATAATGTCTATATCTCCAATTCTAGTATATGTGTCTGGATCGTTCTATCAACTTTTGCTCTCTTACATGATGGCGGGAGTCGGAGCGTCACTCTTCTTTTCGAGCGGGGGAGGGCTTCTGATCCTCCTTAACAAAGATAGACCTTCCACAGCACTTGGAATTTATAATTCGCTCTTCTCTCTTGGGGGTCTGTTGGGGTTGAACTGGATATTCCTAGAGAAGTCTTATGGATTGATCTCTTTCCTATTGATATCAGCTCTCACGTTGATATCTTCAGCTTTATGCTTCTTTACCAAGGCTGACTTGAAACCTAACTGGAACGTCGTAAAGGACAGGAGAATATTCTATCTGGGTCTCTCCACCTCCGGGGTTTGGGGCGTTTACTATGTAATAGGAGAACTATTTCCTACTTTCTCTTTATACTACCTCCACATACCTGTTACCTCAAGTTCAGAAATAACCAGTCTTCTCCTATTGGCTTCTATGCTGGGAGGTTCACTTGGTTTCTTAGGAGACAAAGTTGATAAATTCAAGATTTTCATTCTCTCCTCACTTGCGGGTACTTTACCGTCGCTGATGTTATACACGTACTTCTTTATACCAGCTATTTTCATACTCGGTGTTTTCAATGAGCTTGCGATATCAATACTTTACTCTGTGACATCTTTCATAGCAAAGGAAGGTTCCAGCGTAGCCCTAGCTGAAGTAAACACGGTGGATATACTGATAGGAATGTCGTTGCAACCGATAGGGAGCGCTAGCGGTTACTTCATTTGGATAATAACCCTAATGATCGCGTTAATCCTGACGTCCTTCGCGCTCAAACTTAGGCTTCGCATCTGATCACCAAGTTCAATGGCATTGTCCTGCTTTCGTTTATTATAGTGAGATCTCCTTCTGTGTTCATCAACCTTATCTTGAATACACGTTGCCTCACACCGTTATTCATCCTTATCGTAAACCAGGAGTTCATTCCCTCTGACAATAAAACACATTTTCCGCTCACGTGAACCGTCACAGACTTGCTAGGAGGCACTATTATTCTCCTATCATTGTAATTCTCACCTACGTACTCAAGCCCTCCCCTGATAAGCTTCCTATAAGTGCTTACCCACGCTGCCATGAGAAGTGGGAAAGTTGATAAACCGAGTATTAGCAAAATCTCAATTAGTTGTTCGTCCATAGTAATAACCCATTGTCAAAGATAGATAAGTAAAAGTTTAAATAGTATAAGCTTGTAAAAGAAGCACGGAGGGTATTTAATGGGCGAATATGATATAGCCGTAATAGGAGGAGGACCAATTGGTCTATTCTCGGCATTTTACGCAGGCTTACGTGATATGAAGGCTGTGATAATAGAAGCACAAGACGAATTAGGTGGTCAGCTAATAAAATGGTATCCTGAAAAGATGGTTTACGATGTAGGTGGTTTCCCCGGGATTCAGGCATACGATTTAGCTATGAACTTAATCGAACAGGCTAAAATGTTTTCTCCCGAAGTAAGGCTAAATGAACTTGCAGACCAGCTCGAGAAAACCGACGACGGTATGTGGACAGTTAAAACTAACGGAGGATCGTATAAGGCAAAGGCTGTGATGATAGCAGCAGGAATAGGCAAAATAGAGCCGGTCAGACTTGGAGCTAAGGGTGAAATAGAGTACGAAAATAAGGGAGTTTTCTACACCGTTAAAAGAAAGAAGGACTTTGAAGGAAAGAGAATACTAATAGTGGGGGGAGGAGACTCCGCAGTAGATTGGGCTCTAACACTCGCTCCTATAGCAAAGAAGGTTTATCTGGCTCATAGAAGGGATCAGTTCAGAGCACATGAGAGGAGCGTAAAGGAGATGTATGAAGTGGCTACCGTGTACACTTGGCACGAGTTAAAGGAAGTCAAGGGGGATGGAACTAAGGTTAACCAAGCTGTAATATTCGACAACAGGACAAACGAGGAAAAGACTCTTGATGTAGATGCAGTCATCATAAGCATCGGACACAAGGGCGAGCTAGGCAACATGGTAAAGTGGGGTCTGAACATGAAGGGAAGAAGCGTCGTAGTTAACGCAAAGATGGAGACCAATTTGCCAGGAGTTTACGCTGCGGGAGATATTGTAGAACAAGAAGGATCTGCCAAGCTAGCTCTCATAGCTGTAGGATTTGGACAAGCAGCTATAGCTATAAGTGTTGCTAAGAAGTACATAGATCCTCGTGCCTCGCTATTCGCAGGCCATAGCTCAGAGATGAGCAAATTTAAGAAAGAGTAAGCTACTTTCTTTTAAAAAATGGTTTTTTGCATCAAGATTGAAAGAAGAAGATACAATGAGGTAATAAAAAGTCTGAAAGTTCACCCAGATTATGCTCCGTTTTTCGATGGTGATTTCGCTTACATACCCCTGGTAGATCAGGCTGGAGAGGAATGTAACCCTCCACCTAGATCTAAGGTAAAGAAACTGAATCAGATAGTCCCCGGTCTTAGAAGCTACTACATTGTAGGAGAAATAGCTCTCATCACGGATCAGGGGGACGAAAAGGACTACTCGCAGGCTGCCTCTTACATTCTCGACGTCTATAAAAAGGTAAGGTCTGTCTACCTCAGGAAAAAGGTAACCGGGCCGCTTAGAATAAACCAAGTTAGACTCATTGCAGGCAAGGATGATCCAGTAACAGAGTACAAGGAAAACGGATTAAGGTTTATCGTGGATGTGACTAAGGTCTATGTAAATCCTACCATGGCTAACGAAAGAATAAAGGTAAGCGAAAACCTGAAATCTAACCTAGTTTTAGACGCTTTCGCTGGATATGGGCCTTTCTCGCTTCACTTAGCAAGAAAGGGAATCGCGGTAGTTGCAGGGGACTTAAACTTGGATGGGCTTTACATGTTGAAGGTCAACGCAGAGCTTAACAAGCTTAGAGGATGGATAGATATAGTACAATATGACGCCTCATATCTACCATTTAGGGATTCGTCCTTCGAAACCGTGATAGCTGACAATCCTACAATTGTGGAGAACTTCAAAAAGGAGCTCTGCAGGGTCGGTAAGATGGTGATTTTCTACACTCTCAGTGAAAGTGAACAAGAAGCTTCTAGAAAGATCTTCAAAACTTCATGGGTCAGAGTTAACGACTACGCTAAGAACCTCTACATCTTTAAGGGGGTAGTCAGATGCGACAACGAAAACAGTTAGATCCTTTTCGTTCTTAAGTTCCTCTATCAGGTCCCTTCTAATATCTCTTGCAGCTTTGTTTGAATGCAGCATGAGAGTAGAATCTGAGATGAATCCTGACTTCCTCACTATCATTTTTTCTGTGTTTGATAACGGAAGTTCGTGAGATCCAACTCCTTGTACTAAATCGATCAGGCCCCCTACCTTCATGACTAAATAGACGTATGATCCGTCCATCTTTATTATCTGTTTAACTCTTTCGTCCAAGTCAGAGAGTGCCTTATCGGCGTTTATGCCTAGTATGCAGTCTCCTCTAGGTGTCAGATAGTCGTCCTTGGTTATTTCCAGAGTGTTCCTGTGAGTACCTTTGACATTAAAGTGCCCTTTAGCCTTGATCACATCAAGAGCTATCATCTTTAGCCAGTATGAAAGTAAATCCTCTGGTCTCTATAAGCTTGGCTCCTACGCTTTCAGCTACTTTCCTGGCTACTTCGTTCACGTCGTCTTCTGTTGCTACTTTAACTTTGAGAACTTTGTCCTGCTTCAGCCTTCTCTTTATCTCATTAATTACGCCGTCATTTAATCCGTTTTTCCCTATTCTTATTACCGGATGTGATGCTCTTGCCTTTTTTATCAGTTCTTCTGAGGTCATACCTTCTTATCCAGTTACATGTGTTGCATCGCCTTATTAAGGTCTTTGAGTGAATCCTCCTACTCTCGGTTATTCCCAAGACTAGGGGAGTGAAACATTTCCTGCAAAACTTCCTCTTGTACTCTATTGGAATTTTCAATGAGTTCTTCCTTGAATACTCCACTGCAAGCATAACGTATTTCCTGCCCAATTCAACGTTCCCTCTCTTCACTTCTTGGATGGCCATGTCCAAGAGCTCATATATGCGAAACTTTGCTTTCACTGCCATAAACAATCTTTTTTATATGCTAAGGATTAAGGCTTTCATGCTCCTTAACGTGATATTACTAGAATCAGCTCTTGAAACCGTTCCAGATGAGATCTTAGACCACCCCTCAGTGAAAAATAACGCTAAAAGAAGGAGGAAGGAACCTAAAAGTACGATTCTCGACGTTTCTATTCACTACCATGCAATGAGAAACTTAAAAGAAAAGGAAAAGAGAGGAAGGCCCGACATAATACATTCTGCTATGGTTCTCCTCCTAACAGATCCTGTGGTGAAGGTGAACTTATATATTCACACCATAAATTCCCTGCTAATCAAGGTTAACTCCGACATTAGACCTCCAAAGAATTATGAAAGATTCATAGGTCTCATGGAGCAACTGTTCGAATACGGAAAGGTTCCCCCAGAATCTGATACCCCGCTAATTGAAATCACTAAATGCACACTTGATGATTTACTATCGAAATACAAGATGGTTCTCCTCACAGAAAAAGGGGAGAGAAAAACTCCTGATTATCTTTGCAATTTAGGAGAAGAATGGATCATTGGTCTAGGAGGGTTTCCGCACGGAGACTTCAACGAACAGATTTACAAGAAAGCTAGTGAGAGGATATCTATCAGTGACCACGTCCTAGAAACTCAAGGCGTGATCTGCAGAATAATGGGTTCATGTAACCAGCTTGTTGGATGGCCCTGAGAACTTCCCTATTAAAGTAACTATACCTCCTGCTAGAGCGTCCACTTTCTTTATCTCTAACCCGAAGCTCTCTCCTATTTTACTGAATATTCTAGATGCACAAAGAGTTGAAACTGCACTAAATCCCGTTCCATAAATTCTGAACTCAATTAATCCATTTGAGTCCTTTATTTGTACATCCCTTATAGGCATTAAGGGCTTTATCATGTTGTAGATCTCCATGAGATCATTAATGTCGTTAGCCTTGGATTTCAGATAGCTTCCTATCTGTTCTCCAACGCCTTCACATATTTTCTCGTACTCATTGGGATCCTTTTCATACGCTAGTCTGGTTATGTTCTCCAAGTACCAAGAGGTGACTGGTACCAGATCTAAAGAACTAGATAGCCTATGATATTCAACTATGTTTTCAAGGACGGAAGCGTCCTCTCCCTCCTTAAGCAGCTTGAGGAGGGACTTTATCGCTATGTTAGTCAGAGCGTATATAGTATAACCTCTCTTCTTAGCTTCCTGTTCAAGTTCCTCAATCAAATTAGCATCTGCTGCAATATTGATTCTCGGCATACGAGTCTCAGAAAAAAACATTCTTAACTAAACTTATATATCTTTCCATTAGATACACATTTATTTTATTTTAATGTGGCGTAAATGCTGCTAGATCGAACAGTATGAACAGAATCAAAGCTACTATAAATCCTCCCAAATACCAGTTATCGTCTTTAAATAGAGCCTTTATTAAATCCATTATGCTATTTATTTCCTGTGTTTTCTGCTCCTTGCTCATGATTACCAATAATTAATTCATTATCTTTGATTTTAAGTTTTTCTAGCTTATATCATCAAAGATTATTAGTAACAGAGTTACAATGATGTCCTGTATGTCAGATAGAAGTGACGATGTAGAGAGGATTCTCCACTATGCTGAAAAGAGAGGGTTCGATTACATAGAAGTAAGATATCATTCCCTAGGCGTTCAGAACTTCAGCGTCTTGAACGGAATTACAACCAATGTAAACTTTAGTCTATCGTCAGGATTTTCTGTAAGAGTAGCTAAGGACAACACGCTATATTTCTTTTCCTCGCCAGATCAGCAGAAACTAAAGGAAAGTTTGGACTACTTCCATCCAATTGATTCGAGGCCGTGGATACCATCGATTGAGATGAATGAGAACCTTTACAAAGGAGATTATGAGGTCCCACAGAAGACCCCCTTAGATATAGTTTCACTGGAAGAAAAGATAAAGTACATGAAAGGGGTGACTAAAGAGGTAACAGATATAAAGATATCTAGTAAGATTATATCATTAGAAATAGATTATATTGAATCTATGGAAGTTAAAGACGTAGTAACCTCAGACGGTGCAAAGGTTCACGGAAAGGTGCCAAGGGTCTGGAACCTTTATTCGATTGTAATGAAAAACGGGGACATAAGCATAAACACATTTGCAGATGAGTTGGGTTCGTCCGGAGGTTATGAAGTAGTAAATTCCTGGAATTTATCTGAGTACTTGTCAGGAAAAGTGAAATCGTTCGACGAGATCTTGACTAAGGGTAGACCTCCTTCAACTTCAACTCAGGACATAGTGCTAAGCGGGCAGATAGCTGGAATAATAGCCCACGAGTCGGCTGGGCATCCTTTCGAAGCAGATCGAATCTTGGGCAGAGAAGGAGCTCAGGCCGGAATGAGCTATCTGACTGGAAGAGACTTAAATTTGGATAGATCCTTCGGGAGTGAGGTTGTAAACGTTATTGATGACCCTACTTTACCTTATAGTATGGGCTTCTTCCTTTCTGACGATGAAGGAATAACAGCCAGAAGGAAGTTCCTCATCAAGAACGGAAAGATAGACGAGCTATTACAAAGCAGGACCACTTCCACCAAGTTTAACGTGAAAAGCAACGGTTCGGTTAGAGCGTCAGATTTCACGGGAGAACCCTTAATCAGGATGTCTAATACGTTCTTCCTTCCTTCATCGATGAAGTTTGAAGAGATGATAGAAGATATAGATGACGGGATATTCATGAAATCGTTCATGGAGTGGAACATAGATGACTTAAGGTGGAGCCAGAGGTATGTCGGGTTAGAAGCTTATGAGATAAAGAAGGGAGAGATTGGATCTCCTGTTCTTTTCCCAGTCTTCGAGGCAGATACTGGGAAAATATATAATTCAATAGTAGCTGTTGACAACACACTGTCCTTTTACGCGGGGATGTGCGGCAAAGGAGAGCCTTCTCAAGGTGTTCCGGTTTGGATGGGTGGGCCGGATCTAAAGTTAAAGGGAATGCAAGTGAAGAGGTTAGGTGATTAGATGGAGAAAGTGGTTGAGAAACTAAATCAGACTTGTGATTCGTACAGTTTGTCCATAACGCAGACCAAATCTACAATGGTGAAGTTCGCGGACTCCAAGGTTACGATAGTCCAAAACTGGAACGTGTCTAACGTATCTCTCCTCTTGACCAGGAGGAACAAGTTCATGACCTCGACGTTCTCGTCTGTAGAAGAAATGGAGAGAAATTTGTCCTCACTTAACGAGAAACTCGGATTGTTGGAACCCACCGAACTTGTCCCGCTAATAAGCGAGAGTGACAAAATTGTCAGGGTAAGGAACACGGATGAGAGAATAAGTTCTGCTATCACTGACCCTTCTCCGATAGTCAAAGTAGTGTTAGACTCAGCTGAGTCTTCTCTCTTTGGAACCCTCAATCTAGTGGAAACTACCAGGAAGCTTATCACGTCTGCGGGCTTCGATGGCGAGGAGACGAGAAACTATTTCGTTTCATACTTTAGGAGCATTGATAGGGGAAGATCTGGACACTGGTCCACAGTTTCATCTAAGTATAGTGACTCAAGCCTTGCGTCCACTGTTAAGAAGTCCGCAGAATACGCATCTATAGATGGCGAAGCTACCCTTGATGAGGGTCGACATGACGTTGTGTTATCACCTTCAGTTTTCGCTAACTTAATAGAAATAATAGGTTACATGTCCTCAGCATATAACCTCATGTCGTCCATGTCCTTTCTAGTCAAAAGCAAACCGGGTGATAACGTAGCGTCCAGCAAGTTCTCCTTAAATGACATACCTAAAAACGACATGGTGGGAAGCTTCAACTTCGACGATGAAGGTACTCTGACTTACAATAAACCTATCATTGAAAATGGGACACTTAGGACTTTTCTTTTTAACAATTCTTTGGCTAAAAAATATAACTATAAATCAACTGCAAACGCTGGATGGGTAGAGCCCAGACCTTGGGCACTCGAGATTGGAAAAGGCGACGTAAAGGAGGACTCACTGCTGGATGGAAACTTGATATTCTTCAATAACAACTGGTATACCAGATTACAGAACTATTATGAAGGCCAGTTCTCCACTGTAGGAAGAGACGCAATCATAGCGTTCAAGGACGGCAAGCCGATAGGAAGAATAAAAAGGGCGAGGATCTCAGACAAACTCCCCTGTATTATCAATAGAATTGAGGGTTTATCAACAGATGTGTATAAACAGATGTGGTGGGAGGTAGAAGTCCCGACAATCTCTCCTTTTGCTCTGATAAAGAACGTCATGATAACAAAAGGTTAAATCCCGTTTTCCTTCTTGTTTTTATTAGATTTGCTAAATACTTTTAAAAAAGAGTAAGCCTTTTATGTATACTTCAATATATTATAATGACATTAGAGGTGTCGAGTGAGGTGATGTACCTTGATTTCGTTAAAAGGTTTGAATTCAGCCTCGCGAATCTTTTTATTCACGGGGATAGTCCTTCTACCTTTATCTTTGGTTGAATATCTGTTCGGTTTCTGGTATGGGTCGTTCATACTTATAGCCGATTCATACCACGGTTTCATAGATACTTTCTCCGCATTTTTCTATTCTATCATACTTAGAGTAATATATAGGAAATCTAAGAGGTTCCCATTAGGAAAGTACAACTTGGAAAGCCTTGGCATATTGCTCGCATCAATAATAGTCCTCTTTCTTTCCCTCAACCTGATCATAGATGCAGTAAGGGATAATCAGTCATTTGACAGTCCGTGGTTTGCTTTCCTAACTTGGGTCCCTGCAGTAGTGACTTTAGTCATATACTTTTCAGAGAGAAAATACAGCTGGATAGGCTTAGTTAGAGCAGACATGGCCCACAGCAAGTTTGACGTGTTAACCGAGGTGGCTAGCGGATTTGCTATAATTCTGGACAACTCTCTAGTTACACTTATAATGATTTTAGTCATAGTCGGCTTCGTTATCCTTGACACAGCAAGGGAACTCAAGGAAGCAGTAATGTCTTTGATAGGGGCCACGCTAGATTCCCCTATACGTGATGTAGCAATCGAGAAAATGAGAAAGTCTGGGATAAATGTGCTTTCGGCATCGATTAGAAAAGTAGGCTCGTTCTATTCTATATCTGTAGTAATTGGATTGCCTAGCAACACGACGCTAAAGGAAGCATATAGGATCAGGAAGAAAGCATATAGGATTATAAATTCTATTGATAATATAGCACTAGTTGAAGTAAAAATAATCCCTCTTAGGAGCTTAAAGGTCAAGGAAAAGAAGTCTATATTGAGACAAATGAAACATTAAGAACATACATTCTCTAATAGGGATCAAAGGTTTCTGATAAAATGTTATAGTTAGGTAATAACTTAAACTATATGA
This genomic interval carries:
- a CDS encoding NOB1 family endonuclease, whose amino-acid sequence is MDKIIMDTAGFLAGLENAFPKVYTTEEVIQEVKDSFSRQNLNMALSSGKISVFKPKQSSMQEAMEYVRQVRDSTLSKADISVLALALELRPCLVLTDDFSLQNVLRLMGIEYKSVKVKGSVNDVKEFQYICEGCGKIYKHKVPECEICGSTVVKRSKKG
- a CDS encoding NAD(+)/NADH kinase gives rise to the protein MKFKIVNKPSQTVLELVERVKKEGMEKGFVYTDDEDADLVIAIGGDGTLLRAVKEGKPIVGVKAGRRGFLMDVPKERVGEIFDRLKEGDYKEEEYLLIEGDYNGRKIRAFNEIGIMFDRPESIQLSVKFRSTEIIVEGDGILISTPQGSSGWSMSITRNLICSKLNVLEVVFVNPIYQPLRSVVVDAIPIKVRMLDKGYVQTARIVADGEVFSTIKTREELVVSPVNEKAKVFRFFDLDPVRESLWIR
- a CDS encoding MFS transporter, with the translated sequence MDGKRIFFARVIYAVQWFYLAPFLPEILSKFSLPPSYAGLVPLSFFIGSGSMQLPSAFISSKIGLRKSLTIGLIIMSISPILVYVSGSFYQLLLSYMMAGVGASLFFSSGGGLLILLNKDRPSTALGIYNSLFSLGGLLGLNWIFLEKSYGLISFLLISALTLISSALCFFTKADLKPNWNVVKDRRIFYLGLSTSGVWGVYYVIGELFPTFSLYYLHIPVTSSSEITSLLLLASMLGGSLGFLGDKVDKFKIFILSSLAGTLPSLMLYTYFFIPAIFILGVFNELAISILYSVTSFIAKEGSSVALAEVNTVDILIGMSLQPIGSASGYFIWIITLMIALILTSFALKLRLRI
- a CDS encoding NAD(P)/FAD-dependent oxidoreductase; this encodes MGEYDIAVIGGGPIGLFSAFYAGLRDMKAVIIEAQDELGGQLIKWYPEKMVYDVGGFPGIQAYDLAMNLIEQAKMFSPEVRLNELADQLEKTDDGMWTVKTNGGSYKAKAVMIAAGIGKIEPVRLGAKGEIEYENKGVFYTVKRKKDFEGKRILIVGGGDSAVDWALTLAPIAKKVYLAHRRDQFRAHERSVKEMYEVATVYTWHELKEVKGDGTKVNQAVIFDNRTNEEKTLDVDAVIISIGHKGELGNMVKWGLNMKGRSVVVNAKMETNLPGVYAAGDIVEQEGSAKLALIAVGFGQAAIAISVAKKYIDPRASLFAGHSSEMSKFKKE
- a CDS encoding class I SAM-dependent methyltransferase; the encoded protein is MVFCIKIERRRYNEVIKSLKVHPDYAPFFDGDFAYIPLVDQAGEECNPPPRSKVKKLNQIVPGLRSYYIVGEIALITDQGDEKDYSQAASYILDVYKKVRSVYLRKKVTGPLRINQVRLIAGKDDPVTEYKENGLRFIVDVTKVYVNPTMANERIKVSENLKSNLVLDAFAGYGPFSLHLARKGIAVVAGDLNLDGLYMLKVNAELNKLRGWIDIVQYDASYLPFRDSSFETVIADNPTIVENFKKELCRVGKMVIFYTLSESEQEASRKIFKTSWVRVNDYAKNLYIFKGVVRCDNENS
- a CDS encoding DUF371 domain-containing protein yields the protein MIALDVIKAKGHFNVKGTHRNTLEITKDDYLTPRGDCILGINADKALSDLDERVKQIIKMDGSYVYLVMKVGGLIDLVQGVGSHELPLSNTEKMIVRKSGFISDSTLMLHSNKAARDIRRDLIEELKNEKDLTVFVVASDYPLKDVEVLSVVVNSDP
- a CDS encoding YhbY family RNA-binding protein: MTSEELIKKARASHPVIRIGKNGLNDGVINEIKRRLKQDKVLKVKVATEDDVNEVARKVAESVGAKLIETRGFTFILAKDDSS
- a CDS encoding ribonuclease P protein component 4 — its product is MAVKAKFRIYELLDMAIQEVKRGNVELGRKYVMLAVEYSRKNSLKIPIEYKRKFCRKCFTPLVLGITESRRIHSKTLIRRCNTCNWIRRYDLRRTDKKGKSITSGNKNREKRIK
- a CDS encoding 16S rRNA methyltransferase, translating into MLLNVILLESALETVPDEILDHPSVKNNAKRRRKEPKSTILDVSIHYHAMRNLKEKEKRGRPDIIHSAMVLLLTDPVVKVNLYIHTINSLLIKVNSDIRPPKNYERFIGLMEQLFEYGKVPPESDTPLIEITKCTLDDLLSKYKMVLLTEKGERKTPDYLCNLGEEWIIGLGGFPHGDFNEQIYKKASERISISDHVLETQGVICRIMGSCNQLVGWP
- a CDS encoding TldD/PmbA family protein, whose translation is MSDRSDDVERILHYAEKRGFDYIEVRYHSLGVQNFSVLNGITTNVNFSLSSGFSVRVAKDNTLYFFSSPDQQKLKESLDYFHPIDSRPWIPSIEMNENLYKGDYEVPQKTPLDIVSLEEKIKYMKGVTKEVTDIKISSKIISLEIDYIESMEVKDVVTSDGAKVHGKVPRVWNLYSIVMKNGDISINTFADELGSSGGYEVVNSWNLSEYLSGKVKSFDEILTKGRPPSTSTQDIVLSGQIAGIIAHESAGHPFEADRILGREGAQAGMSYLTGRDLNLDRSFGSEVVNVIDDPTLPYSMGFFLSDDEGITARRKFLIKNGKIDELLQSRTTSTKFNVKSNGSVRASDFTGEPLIRMSNTFFLPSSMKFEEMIEDIDDGIFMKSFMEWNIDDLRWSQRYVGLEAYEIKKGEIGSPVLFPVFEADTGKIYNSIVAVDNTLSFYAGMCGKGEPSQGVPVWMGGPDLKLKGMQVKRLGD
- a CDS encoding TldD/PmbA family protein — translated: MEKVVEKLNQTCDSYSLSITQTKSTMVKFADSKVTIVQNWNVSNVSLLLTRRNKFMTSTFSSVEEMERNLSSLNEKLGLLEPTELVPLISESDKIVRVRNTDERISSAITDPSPIVKVVLDSAESSLFGTLNLVETTRKLITSAGFDGEETRNYFVSYFRSIDRGRSGHWSTVSSKYSDSSLASTVKKSAEYASIDGEATLDEGRHDVVLSPSVFANLIEIIGYMSSAYNLMSSMSFLVKSKPGDNVASSKFSLNDIPKNDMVGSFNFDDEGTLTYNKPIIENGTLRTFLFNNSLAKKYNYKSTANAGWVEPRPWALEIGKGDVKEDSLLDGNLIFFNNNWYTRLQNYYEGQFSTVGRDAIIAFKDGKPIGRIKRARISDKLPCIINRIEGLSTDVYKQMWWEVEVPTISPFALIKNVMITKG
- a CDS encoding cation transporter — its product is MISLKGLNSASRIFLFTGIVLLPLSLVEYLFGFWYGSFILIADSYHGFIDTFSAFFYSIILRVIYRKSKRFPLGKYNLESLGILLASIIVLFLSLNLIIDAVRDNQSFDSPWFAFLTWVPAVVTLVIYFSERKYSWIGLVRADMAHSKFDVLTEVASGFAIILDNSLVTLIMILVIVGFVILDTARELKEAVMSLIGATLDSPIRDVAIEKMRKSGINVLSASIRKVGSFYSISVVIGLPSNTTLKEAYRIRKKAYRIINSIDNIALVEVKIIPLRSLKVKEKKSILRQMKH